One Ahaetulla prasina isolate Xishuangbanna chromosome 1, ASM2864084v1, whole genome shotgun sequence DNA window includes the following coding sequences:
- the TIMM13 gene encoding mitochondrial import inner membrane translocase subunit Tim13 — protein MAAGGEFGSGASSGRLDPGALMEQVKVQIAVANAQELLQRMTDKCFRKCIGKPGSSLDNSEQKCIAMCMDRYMDAWNTVSRAYNSRLQRERANM, from the exons ATGGCGGCAGGCGGCGAGTTCGGCTCCGGGGCGTCGTCGGGCCGGCTGGACCCGGGAGCGCTGATGGAGCAGGTGAAGGTGCAGATCGCCGTGGCCAACGCGCAGGAGCTGCTGCAG AGGATGACCGACAAGTGTTTCAGGAAATGCATCGGGAAGCCCGGAAGCTCCCTGGACAACTCGGAGCAG AAGTGCATCGCCATGTGCATGGACCGCTACATGGACGCCTGGAACACGGTTTCCCGCGCCTACAATTCCCGTCTCCAGAGGGAGCGGGCCAACATGTGA
- the TMPRSS9 gene encoding transmembrane protease serine 9, which translates to MGPSGITSKPALDRQTAQPLAGGGICNRAALATILMSTATALCVGILVYFLGKQETHFEHMAELRGIPYRSSLQQPSTGYSRLLTPILEQLFKSSFQNSPLDGNCFRCTILQYREGNASLIVRFHLCFSAPPPSPSMEEDVLRRGLAAAVGNEGIRVSTYGTISAASLLAGPWDLTFSGTELKSGRCPEEAFACHNGQCVAPGNVQCDGWKNCSDGSDEAECDCGTRPAMQSATRIVGGSEALLGEFPWQVSLRESNEHFCGAAILTARWLVSAAHCFNEFQDPRTWMAQAGSVRLSGSEGSQIQAKVLRILQHPSYNVESADYDAALLELAEPLAFSKYIQPVCLPAPSHWFPPGRKCLISGWGYLKEDFLVKPELLQKATVELLDQALCGNLYGSSVLTDRMMCAGYLEGKVDSCQGDSGGPLVCQEPSGRFFLAGIVSWGIGCAEARRPGVYTRVIRLWDWILKTMATSRGPTTSAIPGTGLHHSAPTVGTSAARLQHPSSTPNSASLVSSRPAATSLQSSECGRRPGFSKPMKIVGGLEASHGEVPWQVTLKEGFQHFCGATIIGERWLLSAAHCFNQTKVGHLTAFAGTTSLSAMDSSSVKVGIQQVVLHPSYDPALLDFDVAVLELARPLRFGRYIQPICLPLAIHKFPVGRKCLVSGWGSIQDGNASQPEYLHRAAVGILEQTTCEGLYNVSLSDQMICAGFLEGKVDACQGDSGGPLACEETPGTFYLAGLVSWGAGCGQAKKPGIYARITKLKSWILGIISPCLSTTEPLRSRTTTASTASGLEQRPTPLGPSASPASLTTPRQEVSASKATQPPAVPCTPSTFKCSSKVCIGKANPECDGIIDCGNGWDETGCNCGLATAAAFSKIVGGSGAAQGEWPWQASLWLRRRQHACGAVVIAERWLLSAAHCFDVYSNPKMWVAVMGTPFLSGLDGRAEKIARIHKHPFYNGYMLDYDVALLELAAPLRYTSSVRPICLPDRTHVFSEGRPCIITGWGSTKEGGLVSTRLQKAVVQVIREQDCRRFYPIQISSRMFCAGFPQGGVDSCSGDAGGPLACREPSGRWFLAGVTSWGYGCARPSFPGVYAKVTAVRGWIAQNLKA; encoded by the exons ATTTCCTTGGGAAGCAAGAAACCCACTTTGAGCACATGGCAGAGCTGCGAGGGATCCCCTACCGAAGTAGTTTGCAGCAGCCCAGTACTGGCTACTCCCGCCTGCTGACCCCTATTCTGGAACAGCTG TTCAAAAGCAGCTTTCAGAACTCACCCCTGGATGGCAACTGCTTCAGGTGTACCATCTTGCAATACAG GGAGGGCAATGCCAGCCTCATTGTCCGCTTCCATCTCTGCTTCTCTGCACCGCCGCCCAGCCCTAGCATGGAAGAGGATGTCCTGAGGCGGGGACTAGCAGCAGCTGTGGGCAACGAGGGCATCAGGGTGTCCACCTATGGCACCATCTCGGCTGCTTCCCTCCTGG CAGGGCCGTGGGACCTCACTTTCTCAGGCACAGAGCTGAAGTCAG GAAGGTGTCCAGAGGAGGCCTTTGCCTGCCACAATGGCCAGTGTGTAGCCCCAGGAAACGTGCAGTGTGACGGCTGGAAAAATTGCTCAGATGGTTCTGACGAGGCAGAGTGTG ACTGTGGGACCCGGCCAGCCATGCAATCTGCCACTCGGATTGTGGGGGGATCAGAGGCACTGCTGGGCGAGTTCCCATGGCAGGTCAGCCTGAGAGAGAGCAATGAACACTTCTGTGGGGCAGCCATCCTGACTGCCAGGTGGCTGGTGTCTGCTGCACACTGCTTCAATGA GTTCCAGGACCCCCGCACCTGGATGGCCCAGGCAGGCAGTGTCCGGCTGAGTGGCAGTGAAGGCAGCCAGATACAGGCCAAGGTGCTGCGCATCCTCCAGCACCCCTCCTACAACGTGGAGAGCGCCGATTATGATGCAGCCCTGCTGGAGTTGGCAGAGCCCCTTGCCTTCAGCAAATACATCCAGCCCGTGTGCCTGCCAGCCCCCTCCCATTGGTTCCCCCCAGGCAGGAAGTGCCTCATCTCTGGCTGGGGGTACCTGAAGGAAGACTTCT tAGTGAAGCCGGAACTGCTCCAGAAAGCCACCGTGGAGCTGCTTGACCAGGCTTTGTGCGGCAATCTCTACGGCAGCAGTGTGCTCACCGACCGGATGATGTGTGCTGGCTACCTGGAGGGCAAGGTTGACTCTTGCCAG GGGGACTCCGGGGGCCCATtggtctgccaagagccctccgGGCGCTTCTTCCTCGCAGGGATAGTCAGCTGGGGGATTGGCTGTGCGGAGGCCAGACGCCCTGGTGTTTACACTCGAGTGATCCGGCTCTGGGACTGGATCCTCAAGACCATGGCCACATCCAGGGGCCCCACCACCTCAGCCATCCCAGGCACTGGGCTCCATCATTCAGCTCCAACCGTGGGCACAAGTGCAGCCAGGCTACAGCACCCCAGCTCCACCCCCAACTCTGCCTCCCTAGTCTCAAGCAGACCGGCAGCCACGAGCCTCCAGTCCTCAG AGTGCGGTCGGCGGCCTGGTTTCTCTAAACCCATGAAAATTGTGGGTGGCCTGGAAGCATCCCACGGGGAGGTCCCTTGGCAAGTCACCCTGAAGGAGGGTTTCCAGCATTTCTGTGGGGCCACAATCATTGGGGAGCGGTGGCTGCTTTCAGCTGCACATTGTTTCAACCA GACCAAGGTGGGACACCTCACTGCCTTCGCAGGCACCACCTCACTCTCAGCCATGGACAGCTCTTCTGTGAAGGTTGGCATCCAACAGGTGGTGCTCCACCCTTCTTACGACCCTGCCCTACTGGACTTCGACGTGGCAGTGCTAGAACTGGCCAGGCCGCTGCGCTTTGGCAGATACATCCAGCCCATCTGCCTCCCATTGGCCATCCACAAGTTCCCCGTGGGCAGAAAGTGCCTGGTTTCAGGCTGGGGCAGCATCCAGGATGGCAACG CTTCTCAGCCCGAGTATCTGCACCGAGCCGCAGTCGGGATCCTTGAGCAGACGACCTGCGAAGGATTGTACAATGTTTCCCTCTCGGACCAAATGATCTGCGCGGGATTCCTCGAGGGGAAGGTGGATGCCTGCCAG GGGGACTCAGGGGGACCACTGGCCTGTGAGGAGACCCCAGGAACCTTCTATTTGGCTGGGTTGGTGAGCTGGGGCGCTGGCTGCGGGCAGGCCAAGAAGCCGGGGATCTACGCCCGGATCACCAAGCTCAAGAGTTGGATCCTAGGCATCATTTCGCCTTGTCTCAGCACCACAGAGCCCCTCAGATCCAGGACCACCACTGCCTCGACCGCCTCTGGCCTGGAGCAAAGGCCTACACCGCTCGGCCCAAGTGCCAGCCCTGCCAGCTTGACCACACCCAGGCAGGAAGTCAGCGCCTCCAAGGCCACCCAGCCGCCAG CTGTACCCTGTACTCCCTCCACATTCAAATGCTCCAGCAAGGTCTGCATTGGGAAAGCAAACCCTGAGTGTGACGGCATCATCGACTGCGGCAACGGCTGGGATGAGACCGGCTGCA ACTGTGGCTTGGCAACTGCTGCAGCCTTCAGCAAGATCGTGGGGGGCAGCGGTGCAGCACAGGGCGAGTGGCCATGGCAGGCGAGCCTGTGGCTGCGGCGAAGGCAGCACGCATGTGGAGCTGTTGTGATCGCTGAGCGGTGGCTGCTCTCAGCTGCCCATTGCTTCGACGT CTACAGCAACCCCAAGATGTGGGTGGCTGTCATGGGGACACCCTTCCTGAGCGGCCTTGATGGGCGAGCGGAGAAGATTGCCCGAATACACAAGCACCCCTTCTACAATGGCTACATGTTGGACTACGACGTGGCCTTGCTGGAGCTGGCTGCCCCCCTGCGCTATACCAGCTCCGTCCGGCCCATCTGCCTCCCGGACCGCACCCATGTCTTCAGCGAGGGCAGACCCTGCATCATCACTGGCTGGGGCTCCACCAAGGAGGGGG GCCTGGTGAGCACGCGCTTGCAAAAAGCTGTTGTTCAGGTGATCCGAGAGCAGGACTGCCGGAGGTTCTACCCCATCCAGATCAGCAGCCGGATGTTCTGTGCTGGCTTCCCACAGGGGGGCGTCGACAGCTGCTCG GGAGATGCGGGGGGGCCCTTGGCCTGCAGAGAGCCGTCTGGCCGCTGGTTCCTGGCAGGCGTCACCAGCTGGGGCTATGGCTGCGCCCGGCCTTCTTTCCCTGGGGTCTATGCCAAGGTGACAGCAGTCAGGGGGTGGATTGCACAGAACCTCAAGGCATAA